The DNA segment GCAGATCGGCCGATATTACGGGCAGGCACCGCATATCGACAGCGTGTGCATCGTGATTAACAGCGACGCGCTGCCGGGCGATTTCGTTCGTGCGAAAGTGATCGATACGCAGGATTATGACCTGGTCGTCGAGCCGGTCCAGACGTAGTTTAACGGAGCTTATAGTTGAATATCGCGGCAGTTGCGATAAACTGACATTGCTGATGTGACATTATAATTCGGGAAATCAAGTGGCGGATAAGAACGACAAGCGAATAATCAAGCATGTGCCGAACGCATTGACGATGGGTCGGCTGGTGATGACGGTGGTGTTCCTGGCGATGATCATTATCGCGGGCGACAGGGAGAAGCCTGGTTCGAATTATCTGCTGGTGACGTTCATACTTTTCGTGGTGACCGGGCTGACGGACATCGTTGACGGTAAGATCGCGCGGATGTATGACGTGACGAGCAAGTTCGGCAGGATTGCGGACCCGCTTGCGGATAAGTTTCTGGTAATCGGGGCGTTTGTTTGTTTCGCGATCGCGCAGCAGCCCCGGCTGGATGCTTTCGGCTGGTCGGAGGGTACGCTTGATGTTCTGCGGTGGGGTACGGCAGGGATAATCTTTCTGCGTGAGGTAGTGGTAACGATCCGCAGGCAGATCGCGGAATCTCGGGGGGTAAAGTTCGGTGCGATAGCGTCGGGCAAGCTGAAGATGTTTTTGCAGTCGTTTGGTATCGGTACGGTGATCATCGGTTGGGCGTACGTGGAGCGTGCCTGGGGCGACTGGTTCACGCTGGCGGTTTACGCACTGATGATCGGTGCGACGGTCTATTCGGGTATCGAATCGATCATGAGGCCGATCAAAAAGAAGGAATAGCAGCGTATTGATGTATTGGGTGTCTTCCGGCGTTTTTCGGCGGCGCCGACTCAGCGGATGTGATCAAGAATGGCTGCAACCACGCCTTCGATGTCCAGCTTTGTGCTGTCGATCTTCATTGCGTCGTATGCGCATTTGAGTGCGCCTACTTTTCTGTTTTCATCCTCTGCGTCGCGGGTTTCGATCTGCTGCTGGAGTTTGTCCAGGTCGACTGTTTCGCCTGCAGCTTCAAGGTCCTTGAGGCGGCGGCGGGCGCGCTCGCGGGCATCGGCGGTCAGGAAGAATTTGTAGTCCGCGTCCGGAAAGACAACTGTACCCTGGTCACGGCCTTCGGTGACGATGCGCTGTGCTTTCTGGGCGTATTCCCTTTGCATACGGACGAGCTCTGAGCGGACGGCAGGGGAGTTGGCGATGTATTTGACGTGCGAGGTGACGTGCGAGGTGCGGATGTCGCTGTTTACGTCCTCGCCGTCGATGCGTACGGTCATCGGCCCGTCTGTCCGTTCGAAGTCGAATTCGGTAGCGGCGATCATCGAAAGGATGGCTTGCTCGTCGTGCAGATCAACGTTCTTGCGCATCGCGGCGAACGTTACCGCGCGGTACATCGCGCCGGTGTCGAGAAAGCGTGCGTCGAGTTTTTCGGCGAGCAGTTTTGCGATGGTACTTTTGCCGCTGCCTGCAGGTCCGTCGATGGTTACGATCAGTTTGTCCATTTGTGCTCCGGTTGTTTATGGCAGTGCCGGGCAAACCGGCTTGACGATCATTCGTTTCGTGTTGGCTGTTAGCTGCTTTCGTCGCAGTCGCATGTGTTGACCTTTACCGCTACCAGGCTGGTATCGTCGACCTGACTTGCCAGGCCCACGAAGCGCCTGCGGTATGCGAGCAGATTCTTGATGAGCTGGCCCGCGGAACAGTCGACGCATTTGTCGAGTACTTCGAGCATACGTTCCTTGCCCCACAATTCGCCGTCGAAGTCCATCGCGTCGATCAGGCCGTCCGTATAAAGCAGCAGACTGTCGTGGTCCTGCAGTTTGACGGTCTCGATGTCGTAGTGAGCGTCTTCGAGCACACCAAGGACCAGTCCGCCGGTGTTGAGATCGCGGGTCTTACCGCCGCGCATCAGCAGGCCCGGCTCATGGCCGCAGTTGCAGTAGGTCATTTCCATCTTGTCAATGTCAATGTAGCCGAAAAACAGCGTGATGAACTCGCCGTTGCGGCATTCCTTGTATGCGACCTTGTTGAGCTTGTCTACGATCTCACTCATAGAGCGTTTCTCGAAGGCCTTATCAGCATACGCTCGAAATGCACCTCGGAACAGGCTCATCATCATCGCAGCGGGGATGCCCTTGCCTATGACATCTGCGATGCCGATTGCGATTGTGTGATCGTTGATCTTTATGAAGTCGTACAGGTCGCCGCCGATCTCGAAGCACGGCTGATATGTCGCAGCGACATCGAGGCCGCACATCTTCGGTGCGTGATTGGGTATCATTCGCCTCTGGATGACTGCGCCGAGCCGCATCTGTTCGGACACTTTTGCGCCGCGGATCGCTCTGCTGTAGAGTTTTGCGTTCGTGATGGCAATTGCGCACTGGGTTGCCACTAGTCGCGCGATCGCGACGGAGTCTTCGTCAAACCGTCGCGGTTCCGGGCTGTAGAGCCGGAGTACGCCGATAGGTTTATTCTTGAAGGTCATCGCGACAGTGAGCTGACTGACGAGCCCTTCGTCTGCGATGGCCTGGGGATACTGTGACCGTCCGTCTACACGCATATCATCGAGCACGACCGCCTGTCCGGAGAAAGCTTCTTTGACGACAGGGTCCTCGCGGGTGACGGGTCCCTTGTTTCGCCAGGATTCGCTCAGGCCGTAAGTACTGCGCATGGCGAGGTCTCCGCTTTCTTCATCGAGAAGGCGGATAGAACATGCCGTGGTGCTGGTGATCTTGACGGCGGCTTCCGCAAGTCGGTCCAGTACCTCCTGTAAACTGAAGTCGCCCGCGACCATGGTGGCCATATCAAGGATCTTGTCCAGCTCTATATTTTCGTTTGTCTTGCCTAGCATTCAGTTAATCTGTTGTCGCAACTACACTTATGTTTTGGCTGCGAAGCTGACTGCAGCCGATTTCGTCTAAAACAATATTCACACAATCACTAAAATTTTATCAGAAATTGGCTCATACTTACAATTAAATCCACCTTAAATGGCAAGCTTTTTCTTCCGGGCCGGTCTATCCTTTACAGGCCGGATGACCGAGGTTACTATTAAATCGAACGAGGTAGCTTATTGACAACAGTTATTTGCAGGTTTGGCTAAGTTTTTTGAAATGTGATCCAAAAGCCCCAAATTTGCGAATGCAGATGGGGCATTATGTCCGGAAGGAGTACTACATGGCCGATACTGCCAAGAAGATCATATACAAGGGGCGTGTGCAGGGGGTTGGTTTTCGGTACACAGCCAGTAGAATTGCTGACCGGTACGAGCTCAAGGGCTACGTGAAGAACCTGCCCGACGGTTCAGTGGAAATTTTCGCCCAGGGGCATCCGGACGACATTCAGGATTTTATCGCGGACCTGCAGGAGACATTTGCAGCGCATATACGAGATCGTGAAATGCACAAGCAGGAGCCGAGCGGCAGATACCAAGGCTTTGGCATTGCTTTTTAGATTCGACGGGAAATAAAGAATGGAGGTTTGACGAAAGTTTTATATGCATAACGTGGTCATATTGCCGGCTTTGGGGGATAATTACATTTATTTGTATCGTTACGACGGTCAACGAGTGTTCGTTGTAGATCCGGGGGATGCGGGGGTCGTTCTTGAGAATTTGCAAAAACATGCGCTGGACCTGACACATGTACTGATCACGCATTCACATGGGGACCACAGCGCGGGTGCTAAAAAGCTCAAGGCCGAGACCGGCGCAACGATTTTTTCGCCGGACAGTTCAGCGATCCGCGAGACGGACTGCGATATCACCGACGGGCAGACGCTTGCGCTGCCGGGATCGCCGGTCGTTGTCATCGGAACGCCTGGGCATACCTCGTCGGCTGTTTGTTATTATGTGCCCGCAGGACTGGATCGCCCCCAGCCGCTTCTGTTTACCGGCGACACGATGTTCATCGGTGGGTGCGGCAGGATCATTGGCGCGACCGCCCGGGATTTCTTTGATTCGCTGTGCCGACTGAAAAAACTGCCCGACGAGACGCTGGTATTTCCGGGGCACGATTACACCGTCGAGAATTATGAATTTGCGCTGCAGGTCGAACCAGGCAGCAAGGTTCATGAAAAGCGGCTGGCTGAGCTG comes from the Anaerohalosphaera lusitana genome and includes:
- a CDS encoding CDP-alcohol phosphatidyltransferase family protein, coding for MADKNDKRIIKHVPNALTMGRLVMTVVFLAMIIIAGDREKPGSNYLLVTFILFVVTGLTDIVDGKIARMYDVTSKFGRIADPLADKFLVIGAFVCFAIAQQPRLDAFGWSEGTLDVLRWGTAGIIFLREVVVTIRRQIAESRGVKFGAIASGKLKMFLQSFGIGTVIIGWAYVERAWGDWFTLAVYALMIGATVYSGIESIMRPIKKKE
- the cmk gene encoding (d)CMP kinase codes for the protein MDKLIVTIDGPAGSGKSTIAKLLAEKLDARFLDTGAMYRAVTFAAMRKNVDLHDEQAILSMIAATEFDFERTDGPMTVRIDGEDVNSDIRTSHVTSHVKYIANSPAVRSELVRMQREYAQKAQRIVTEGRDQGTVVFPDADYKFFLTADARERARRRLKDLEAAGETVDLDKLQQQIETRDAEDENRKVGALKCAYDAMKIDSTKLDIEGVVAAILDHIR
- a CDS encoding PP2C family protein-serine/threonine phosphatase, whose product is MLGKTNENIELDKILDMATMVAGDFSLQEVLDRLAEAAVKITSTTACSIRLLDEESGDLAMRSTYGLSESWRNKGPVTREDPVVKEAFSGQAVVLDDMRVDGRSQYPQAIADEGLVSQLTVAMTFKNKPIGVLRLYSPEPRRFDEDSVAIARLVATQCAIAITNAKLYSRAIRGAKVSEQMRLGAVIQRRMIPNHAPKMCGLDVAATYQPCFEIGGDLYDFIKINDHTIAIGIADVIGKGIPAAMMMSLFRGAFRAYADKAFEKRSMSEIVDKLNKVAYKECRNGEFITLFFGYIDIDKMEMTYCNCGHEPGLLMRGGKTRDLNTGGLVLGVLEDAHYDIETVKLQDHDSLLLYTDGLIDAMDFDGELWGKERMLEVLDKCVDCSAGQLIKNLLAYRRRFVGLASQVDDTSLVAVKVNTCDCDESS
- a CDS encoding acylphosphatase; the encoded protein is MADTAKKIIYKGRVQGVGFRYTASRIADRYELKGYVKNLPDGSVEIFAQGHPDDIQDFIADLQETFAAHIRDREMHKQEPSGRYQGFGIAF
- the gloB gene encoding hydroxyacylglutathione hydrolase, giving the protein MHNVVILPALGDNYIYLYRYDGQRVFVVDPGDAGVVLENLQKHALDLTHVLITHSHGDHSAGAKKLKAETGATIFSPDSSAIRETDCDITDGQTLALPGSPVVVIGTPGHTSSAVCYYVPAGLDRPQPLLFTGDTMFIGGCGRIIGATARDFFDSLCRLKKLPDETLVFPGHDYTVENYEFALQVEPGSKVHEKRLAELRKISKQADMVPSSIGREKRENLFMQAGSAEEFAELRRKKDIFG